One genomic segment of Brassica napus cultivar Da-Ae chromosome A3, Da-Ae, whole genome shotgun sequence includes these proteins:
- the LOC106419189 gene encoding 60S ribosome subunit biogenesis protein NIP7 homolog, with product MRPLDENETTVVFEKIFKFVGNNLKNIVENPSHEGPESEPGRYCFRLQKNRVYYASESLVKRATNISRKNLVSLGTCIGKYTHAGSFHLTIMSLNLLAANAKHKVWLKPTSEMSFLYGNHVLKGGLGRITDSIVPGDGVVVFSMSDVPLGFGIAAKSTQDCRKLDPNGIVVLHQADIGEYLRDEDEL from the coding sequence atgaggCCTTTAGACGAGAACGAGACGACCGTCGTCTTCGAGAAGATCTTCAAATTCGTGGGCAACAACCTCAAGAACATCGTCGAGAACCCCTCCCACGAAGGACCCGAATCAGAGCCCGGCCGCTACTGCTTCCGCCTCCAGAAGAACAGAGTCTACTACGCGAGCGAGTCCCTCGTGAAGCGAGCCACGAACATCTCCCGCAAAAACCTGGTCTCCCTCGGGACCTGCATCGGGAAGTACACCCACGCGGGGAGCTTCCACCTGACGATCATGTCGCTCAACCTCTTGGCGGCGAACGCGAAGCACAAGGTGTGGCTGAAACCCACCTCGGAGATGTCGTTTCTCTACGGGAACCACGTGTTGAAAGGAGGGCTAGGGAGGATTACTGATAGCATTGTCCCCGGAGATGGGGTTGTCGTGTTCTCCATGTCTGATGTTCCGTTGGGATTTGGGATTGCGGCGAAGAGTACGCAGGATTGTCGGAAGTTGGATCCGAATGGTATCGTTGTGCTTCATCAGGCTGATATTGGAGAGTATTTGAGGGATGAAGACGAGCTTTGA
- the LOC111201536 gene encoding protein SRC2-like, translating into MTDLTLELNINSASDLEYVNHITKMNVYAVVTLLGDKKIQKVKTAVDRHGGSNPNWNHAFKFSVNERLAREGRLTLVVGLFSGRVLGDKDIGKVEIPLVYLLPSTNDNSNGHGMKFVTYQVRTPSERMKGSLTFSYRFNGTDVIYGPVHQQGPTSWAPPPSQHGYGPYPYMSQPPPPTGYGYEGPPQYRKNEERLAKADLLVSAVSLLR; encoded by the coding sequence ATGACGGATCTAACCTTAGAGCTTAATATCAACTCAGCAAGTGACCTTGAGTATGTCAATCACATCACAAAGATGAACGTTTACGCGGTCGTAACCCTTTTGGGCGACAAAAAGATACAGAAAGTGAAAACCGCGGTAGATCGCCACGGTGGATCTAACCCTAACTGGAATCACGCCTTCAAGTTTTCCGTCAATGAGAGATTAGCCAGAGAAGGCCGTTTAACACTCGTCGTGGGATTGTTCTCCGGTCGAGTCCTAGGCGATAAAGATATTGGTAAGGTAGAGATCCCGTTGGTTTACCTCTTGCCGTCAACTAACGATAACAGTAATGGCCATGGAATGAAGTTTGTGACGTATCAGGTGAGAACTCCTTCTGAGAGAATGAAAGGTTCTTTGACTTTCTCGTACCGGTTCAATGGGACAGACGTTATTTACGGTCCGGTTCACCAACAGGGACCAACGTCGTGGGCTCCTCCACCGAGTCAGCATGGTTATGGGCCGTATCCTTACATGTCACAGCCGCCGCCACCGACTGGATATGGATACGAAGGGCCGCCGCAGTATAGGAAGAATGAAGAGAGGTTGGCGAAAGCTGATCTTCTTGTTTCAGCTGTGTCATTACTTCgttag
- the LOC106419072 gene encoding monooxygenase 1, which translates to MEEIGIVIVGGGIAGLATSLALHRKGIKSVVLERAEKVRSEGAGIGTLTNGWRALDQLGVSDRLRLTSNLIHKARTMLIEDGKKKRAFVLNIKDEARCIRRNDLVEALADALPDGTIRFNSQIVSIEEDETTSFPIVCLSNGNTIKAKVLIGCDGANSVVSDYLRLGPKKAFACRAVRGFTNYPNGHGFPHELLRMKTGNVLVGRLPLNANQVFWFVVHMQDSQHNGKDQKSIANVTLKWVDELSEDWKEMVKICDVESLTLTHLRYRSPWEIMFGKFRRGTVTVAGDAMHVMGPFLGQGGSAALEDAVVLARCLARKMGPDHGDLLKDCSVKSIEEAIDEYVNERRMRLVGLSTQTYLTGRSLQTQSMVIRLMFIVLLVLLFGRDQIRHTKYDCGRL; encoded by the exons atgGAAGAAATCGGAATAGTTATTGTCGGCGGCGGAATCGCTGGTCTCGCCACTTCGCTTGCTCTTCATAG GAAAGGAATAAAGAGTGTTGTGTTGGAGAGAGCCGAGAAAGTGAGGTCGGAAGGAGCTGGAATTGGAACTCTTACTAATGGTTGGAGAGCTCTTGATCAGCTTGGCGTCTCTGATCGTCTTCGACTCACGTCTAATCTTATTCACAA AGCACGGACCATGTTGATTGAGGATGGGAAGAAAAAACGAGCATTCGTTTTAAACATCAA AGACGAAGCTCGTTGTATTAGAAGGAACGATCTGGTTGAGGCCTTAGCGGATGCTCTCCCTGATGGAACCATCCGGTTCAATTCCCAAATTGTTTCGATTGAAGAGGACGAAACTACGTCGTTTCCGATCGTTTGCTTATCCAATGGAAATACGATCAAAGCCAAG GTCTTGATTGGATGCGATGGTGCGAATTCTGTCGTCAGTGATTATCTGCGGTTAGGCCCGAAAAAGGCGTTTGCCTGTCGTGCGGTGAGAGGGTTCACTAATTACCCAAACGGCCACGGATTTCCACATGAGCTTCTAAGGATGAAGACAGGCAACGTCTTAGTCGGAAGACTTCCTTTGAACGCCAACCAAGTCTTTTGGTTTGTAGTGCATATGCAAGACAGTCAACACAACGGTAAGGATCAAAAATCGATCGCAAATGTGACTCTAAAATGGGTCGATGAGTTATCTGAAGACTGGAAAGAAATGGTGAAAATATGCGATGTGGAGTCATTAACGTTGACACACTTAAGGTACCGTTCCCCGTGGGAAATCATGTTCGGGAAATTTAGACGTGGGACCGTGACTGTTGCTGGCGATGCAATGCACGTGATGGGTCCATTCCTCGGACAAGGCGGCTCGGCTGCGCTAGAGGATGCGGTTGTTCTCGCTAGATGTCTAGCTAGGAAAATGGGTCCGGACCATGGAGACTTGTTAAAGGATTGTTCGGTGAAAAGCATTGAAGAAGCTATCGATGAGTATGTGAATGAACGTAGGATGAGACTAGTCGGGCTTTCGACGCAGACGTATTTGACGGGACGGTCGCTACAGACCCAGTCAATGGTCATCAGGCTCATGTTTATTGTGTTGTTGGTGCTGTTGTTTGGGCGTGATCAGATTCGTCATACTAAATACGATTGCGGCCGACTCTAG
- the LOC106419160 gene encoding UPF0725 protein At4g11700-like, protein MRKCHPLLRCLGRFLELKDSELEDNDWSLYLKLAVATTNKSFDVSRLSLANLKILKVATESNQGLGDYNAVFYIEYEDSCEARVGKDVHRAAIVRRILDKQSEVVRLLGHNQSINKSAAMEAGSSSAQD, encoded by the exons ATGAGGAAGTGTCATCCTCTGCTTAGGTGCTTGGGTAGGTTTTTGGAG cTCAAGGATTCAGAGCTTGAAGACAATGACTGGAGTTTGTACTTGAAACTTGCAGTTGCTACAACCAATAAGAGCTTTGACGTTTCCAGACTCAGTCTGGCCAATTTGAAGATTCTGAAAGTGGCTACTGAAAGTAACCAGGGACTTGGAGACTACAATGCAGTTTTCTACATAGAGTACGAGGACTCTTGTGAGGCTCGAGTTGGTAAGGATGTCCATCGCGCTGCTATTGTCAGAAGAATCTTGGATAAGCAGTCGGAAGTCGTGCGTCTCCTTGGTCATAATCAGAGCATAAACAAAAGTGCTGCCATGGAAGCTGGCTCGTCCTCTGCACAAGACTAG